In the genome of Variibacter gotjawalensis, one region contains:
- a CDS encoding LysR family substrate-binding domain-containing protein: protein MLAHADGLPHLAQRAKGGGTGLLRAGFVASAVFTRARSLYTKLSFGIPGIVTMWQEMNSAEQMAALREGKLDIGFAYLAAESEDLKSKVVFRDPIVVTVPEHHRFAKRRSIRLTELRDDDFVLPVRHLSPRFYDRVISACHEAGLSPTIPHQPRHMLSILSLVSMGAGVSFLPRSLAKAGFPGVAFLNIAGTTPDIELSVVWHPDNISPALRRALQVIVPLC from the coding sequence TTGCTCGCGCATGCGGACGGGCTGCCGCATCTTGCCCAGCGTGCAAAAGGAGGTGGAACGGGTTTGCTTCGCGCCGGATTCGTGGCTTCGGCCGTCTTCACGCGAGCGCGATCGCTCTACACCAAGCTTTCGTTCGGCATACCAGGCATCGTGACGATGTGGCAGGAGATGAACTCGGCGGAACAGATGGCCGCGCTACGCGAAGGCAAGCTCGATATCGGTTTCGCCTATCTCGCCGCCGAAAGCGAAGACCTAAAATCGAAAGTGGTCTTTCGAGATCCGATCGTCGTAACCGTGCCGGAGCATCACCGGTTCGCTAAGCGCCGCAGTATTCGACTAACCGAACTGCGCGACGACGATTTCGTCCTTCCAGTTCGCCATTTGTCGCCACGCTTCTACGATCGCGTCATCTCCGCCTGCCACGAAGCGGGCCTGAGCCCGACGATCCCACACCAGCCGCGACATATGCTGTCGATACTCAGTCTGGTGTCGATGGGAGCAGGAGTTTCGTTTCTACCGCGATCGCTAGCCAAGGCAGGTTTTCCCGGCGTCGCATTTTTGAACATCGCGGGAACGACGCCGGACATCGAGCTTTCCGTCGTTTGGCATCCGGACAACATCTCGCCGGCTTTGCGGCGTGCTCTTCAGGTCATTGTGCCGCTGTGCTGA
- a CDS encoding amino acid synthesis family protein — MLVGLQFFSLRLNKHRATMLHIRKTAILREDVTAEITKVGERPIVRVVGLAVIENPFAGRFVEDLTELFEAGKAVGELLMPDVVRQLSQSPISYGKAAIVGTHGEFEHGGACIHPMLGKPMRSAVGGGKNVIPSNVKVGACGVSIDVPLAHKDDPWSFDHFDTMTVAIADAPRPNEIMIIMAIADGGRLHPRCGDGPR; from the coding sequence ATGCTCGTGGGTCTGCAGTTCTTTTCACTGCGTTTGAACAAGCACAGGGCGACAATGCTGCACATACGCAAAACTGCCATTCTTCGTGAAGATGTCACGGCGGAAATAACTAAAGTCGGCGAGCGGCCTATCGTTCGCGTCGTGGGCTTGGCCGTTATCGAGAATCCATTTGCCGGCCGCTTCGTCGAAGATCTCACCGAACTATTCGAAGCCGGAAAGGCAGTGGGAGAACTATTGATGCCTGATGTCGTACGTCAGCTATCACAAAGCCCGATATCGTATGGCAAGGCGGCAATCGTCGGCACTCACGGCGAGTTCGAGCATGGCGGAGCGTGTATTCATCCCATGCTCGGAAAGCCGATGCGCTCTGCTGTCGGCGGCGGCAAGAACGTGATCCCGTCGAACGTCAAAGTTGGCGCCTGCGGCGTGAGCATCGATGTTCCGCTCGCGCACAAGGATGATCCCTGGTCGTTCGATCATTTCGATACGATGACCGTTGCGATTGCCGATGCCCCCAGGCCCAACGAGATTATGATCATCATGGCGATCGCTGATGGCGGCAGGCTGCATCCGCGGTGTGGCGACGGACCTCGCTGA
- a CDS encoding Bug family tripartite tricarboxylate transporter substrate binding protein produces MLRLLLFVGAFVVAVFGAPAFSQSSWPERNITLVVPFAAGGSSDITARLVAERLSKELGRTIVVENRAGAGGNIGAATVARATPDGYTLLLSTSTMAVNAALYKNMGFDLKADLVPISQLTTIPNVLIVAADFPAKSLAEFIEHTRRAKPQVTYGSAGVGTSQHMAAELFKKAAQIDWVHVPYKGGAQANNDLLAGHIQAVFAPMVEILPFIEAGKVRPLGVTTLQRSPRLPNVSTIDESLKGFEFQLWNGLFAPKGTPNDIIERLAAATRVALADPALSRQFNDQGTIIIGSSPREFATFLGEQIERMGALVRDSGARID; encoded by the coding sequence ATGCTCAGATTGCTCCTCTTTGTCGGTGCGTTCGTCGTTGCTGTCTTCGGCGCGCCCGCATTCTCTCAGTCATCTTGGCCGGAGCGGAACATAACGCTTGTCGTTCCGTTCGCGGCGGGCGGAAGTTCGGACATCACGGCTCGACTCGTGGCCGAGCGCCTGAGCAAGGAACTCGGCCGAACCATCGTCGTCGAGAACCGGGCAGGGGCTGGAGGGAACATCGGAGCAGCGACCGTCGCCCGCGCCACACCGGATGGCTACACGCTGCTCTTGAGCACGAGCACGATGGCCGTCAACGCAGCCCTCTACAAGAATATGGGCTTCGATCTCAAAGCCGACCTCGTTCCGATCTCGCAGCTGACGACCATACCGAATGTTCTGATTGTTGCGGCGGATTTTCCGGCGAAGTCTCTCGCCGAATTCATCGAGCATACGCGCCGTGCCAAGCCGCAAGTCACTTACGGGTCCGCGGGAGTGGGCACGTCGCAACACATGGCAGCCGAGCTTTTCAAGAAGGCCGCGCAGATCGATTGGGTTCACGTTCCGTACAAGGGAGGCGCGCAAGCCAACAACGATCTTCTGGCCGGACACATTCAGGCGGTGTTCGCGCCGATGGTCGAAATCCTGCCGTTCATCGAGGCAGGGAAAGTTCGGCCGCTGGGGGTCACCACCTTACAGAGGTCACCGCGTCTGCCGAACGTTTCGACTATCGACGAGTCGCTCAAAGGCTTCGAGTTTCAGCTTTGGAACGGGCTTTTCGCACCGAAGGGCACGCCGAACGACATCATCGAGCGGCTCGCGGCCGCAACGCGTGTCGCTCTCGCCGATCCGGCGCTGTCCAGGCAGTTCAACGATCAAGGAACGATCATTATCGGCAGCTCGCCGCGCGAGTTCGCGACGTTCCTCGGGGAGCAGATTGAGCGAATGGGGGCGTTGGTGCGAGACTCCGGCGCGCGCATCGATTGA
- a CDS encoding Bug family tripartite tricarboxylate transporter substrate binding protein has protein sequence MQIDRRTAIAGLASVGATIVGGAAFAQASYPSANVRLIVPFAAGGGADTFARLFSDRLGRLLGQSVIVDNRGGGGGITAGLEVSRAPADGYTLIFHSPTSGVTGPLTRRTRPFDPVSGFAPISILTISPLVLAVSNKAKVNSLAELVAKARANPGKLTYGSSGLGGVPHLSCELLKMRAGGLDIVHAPYRGGAPAIQDVIAGNIDFIVDTPPPLLQHHREGNLKIIAILGDGRLTLAPEIPTAREAGLDVVTRIIYYISAPPGTPGDRLNVLAKAAREIMSSADMSQELQKIAFTPVIDSGPEHASRFIADQVALWEPVIAAAKIQIE, from the coding sequence ATGCAAATAGACCGAAGAACGGCGATAGCCGGTCTGGCAAGCGTCGGCGCCACAATTGTCGGCGGTGCTGCCTTTGCTCAAGCGAGCTATCCGAGCGCCAATGTTCGCTTGATCGTCCCGTTTGCGGCCGGCGGAGGTGCCGATACATTCGCCCGACTTTTCTCTGACCGCCTCGGCCGGCTCCTCGGTCAGTCGGTGATCGTGGACAATCGCGGCGGCGGCGGCGGCATCACAGCCGGGCTTGAGGTGAGCCGCGCTCCCGCCGACGGTTACACGCTGATCTTTCATAGCCCGACATCCGGCGTAACCGGTCCCTTGACCAGGCGCACGCGGCCGTTTGATCCGGTCTCCGGCTTTGCTCCGATTTCCATCCTCACGATCTCGCCGCTCGTTCTCGCCGTCAGCAACAAGGCGAAGGTCAACTCGCTGGCCGAGCTCGTCGCCAAGGCTCGCGCCAATCCCGGCAAACTCACATACGGTAGTTCTGGGCTCGGCGGCGTGCCGCATCTGTCGTGTGAATTGCTCAAGATGCGCGCCGGCGGGCTCGACATCGTTCACGCGCCTTATCGCGGCGGCGCACCCGCGATCCAAGATGTCATCGCCGGCAACATCGACTTCATCGTCGATACTCCGCCGCCTTTGCTGCAGCATCACCGAGAAGGCAATCTGAAAATCATCGCGATTCTCGGCGACGGCCGACTAACGCTCGCACCGGAGATTCCGACCGCGCGTGAAGCAGGCTTGGACGTCGTCACGCGCATCATCTACTACATCTCTGCACCACCCGGCACACCGGGCGATCGTTTGAACGTGCTCGCCAAGGCTGCGCGGGAGATCATGTCCAGCGCCGACATGTCGCAGGAGTTGCAGAAGATCGCGTTCACGCCGGTCATCGATTCCGGACCGGAGCACGCGTCGCGTTTCATCGCAGACCAAGTCGCGCTCTGGGAGCCTGTGATCGCCGCAGCCAAGATTCAGATCGAGTAA
- a CDS encoding molybdopterin-containing oxidoreductase family protein — MPSTCWECGAICGSLLTVQNERVTKIAPNPAHPASTGAFCIKGIRGAREWTDQAVRLRSPLRRVGDRGSGRFERISWDDALDETAAALRKVRAAHGPLAIAGAVSGAFFSRGLFMALLMRSLGSPNWLINQDLCGGCRGVSQKMTGLDVAGGEDIDNANCVMIVGRNPAIADPPQWMAIKRAKAKGAKIVVIDPFRSPAVEIADLWLRPAPGTDGALALALTHVLIAEDMYSREDVEHWCHGFDALAERVRPCTPEWAQRETGISASDIVTAARVYGEGPSCIVTGHGIDAASNGVQTFRAYECLIGISGNVDRIGGNRRSKKPPGFRTYFDILFDSAFRLPADVEEQRIGAAKFPLWSGPLGFQMACHNPSVIEAILTGNPYPIKALYMSGVNIAVTYPDTKRTIDALKSLDHVVVAAHTMTPTAAWADIVLPKTTTLEEEQVHIHQGGPCVTFTAAAGRPNGDVKSDIEIARGLIERLAADGDADERFLPWRSQAEFNRFLLADSEVDIDLLKKTGFYTFPFEQRNFHSKPFATPTGKIELYSETMASVGHDPLPNYIPPSYRHTTPDIQAIYPLVLQTGLREKSYHHSRFREQAWARKVSPDPIVYIHPKTAEDYGISDNVWIVVEVAGGSGSCRLKAKITDDTLPGVLTTGVGWWLPEAPAPHFGARDVNINHALPYGSRWDRASGSADTRGLACRLELLTDAALSEREET; from the coding sequence GTGCCGAGCACCTGTTGGGAATGCGGTGCAATCTGTGGGTCGCTGTTAACGGTCCAAAACGAACGCGTGACGAAGATCGCGCCAAATCCCGCGCATCCAGCTTCTACCGGGGCTTTCTGCATCAAAGGCATTCGCGGAGCGCGTGAGTGGACCGATCAAGCGGTCCGGCTCCGCTCACCTCTGCGCCGCGTCGGCGATCGCGGTAGTGGGCGCTTCGAGAGAATATCCTGGGACGACGCATTGGACGAGACTGCGGCCGCTCTACGGAAGGTGCGCGCGGCTCACGGCCCTCTCGCCATCGCCGGCGCGGTCAGCGGGGCGTTCTTCAGTCGCGGCCTGTTCATGGCGCTTCTCATGCGCTCGCTAGGATCGCCGAACTGGCTCATAAACCAGGATCTCTGTGGCGGATGCCGTGGGGTGAGCCAGAAGATGACCGGCCTCGACGTCGCAGGTGGCGAAGACATCGACAACGCGAACTGCGTTATGATTGTAGGTCGCAATCCTGCGATTGCGGATCCGCCCCAATGGATGGCCATAAAGCGAGCGAAAGCCAAGGGCGCCAAGATCGTCGTGATCGACCCGTTTCGAAGTCCAGCCGTTGAGATTGCGGATCTCTGGTTGCGGCCGGCGCCTGGGACCGACGGCGCTCTGGCGCTCGCACTTACACATGTGCTTATCGCGGAGGATATGTACAGCCGTGAAGATGTCGAGCACTGGTGTCACGGGTTCGACGCGCTCGCGGAGCGCGTGCGGCCTTGTACTCCCGAATGGGCGCAGCGCGAGACCGGGATCTCAGCAAGCGATATCGTTACGGCGGCGCGAGTTTACGGAGAGGGCCCTTCATGCATCGTGACTGGCCATGGCATCGACGCTGCGAGCAACGGAGTACAAACCTTCCGTGCTTATGAGTGTCTGATTGGGATCAGCGGCAACGTCGATCGCATCGGCGGCAACAGACGGTCAAAGAAACCGCCAGGTTTCAGAACATATTTCGATATCCTCTTCGACTCGGCATTTCGATTGCCGGCAGACGTTGAAGAACAGCGCATCGGCGCAGCGAAATTTCCGCTCTGGTCCGGCCCTCTCGGATTTCAGATGGCGTGTCACAACCCATCGGTGATCGAAGCCATCCTTACAGGCAACCCATATCCGATCAAAGCGCTCTACATGAGCGGCGTCAACATCGCGGTCACTTATCCGGATACGAAGCGAACAATCGATGCTTTGAAGAGCCTAGATCATGTCGTAGTTGCAGCGCACACGATGACGCCGACCGCTGCGTGGGCAGACATCGTCCTGCCGAAGACGACGACTCTGGAAGAAGAGCAAGTTCATATCCATCAAGGCGGTCCATGCGTCACATTCACGGCCGCTGCAGGAAGGCCGAACGGAGACGTCAAGTCTGACATCGAGATCGCGCGGGGACTTATCGAGCGGCTGGCTGCAGACGGCGATGCCGACGAGCGGTTTCTGCCGTGGCGAAGCCAAGCCGAGTTCAACCGCTTCCTGCTCGCCGATAGCGAAGTTGACATCGATCTGCTCAAGAAAACCGGATTCTACACCTTCCCCTTCGAGCAGCGGAATTTTCACAGCAAGCCATTCGCGACACCGACTGGAAAGATCGAGCTCTATTCAGAGACGATGGCATCAGTCGGTCATGATCCTCTGCCGAACTACATTCCGCCTTCATATCGGCACACGACGCCGGACATTCAGGCTATCTATCCGCTGGTGCTACAGACGGGACTGCGTGAGAAGAGTTATCACCATTCTCGTTTTAGAGAACAGGCGTGGGCACGCAAGGTTTCGCCTGATCCGATCGTCTACATCCATCCGAAGACAGCGGAGGACTACGGCATCTCCGACAATGTATGGATCGTCGTAGAAGTTGCGGGCGGCTCTGGGTCCTGCCGTTTGAAGGCAAAGATTACAGACGATACGTTGCCTGGCGTCCTGACGACCGGCGTAGGCTGGTGGCTGCCGGAAGCGCCAGCTCCGCATTTCGGCGCCCGTGATGTGAACATCAATCATGCACTGCCTTACGGATCACGGTGGGATCGCGCCAGCGGTTCTGCAGACACAAGAGGGCTTGCGTGTCGGTTGGAACTTCTGACTGATGCGGCATTGTCAGAACGAGAAGAAACATGA
- a CDS encoding 2-keto-4-pentenoate hydratase, whose amino-acid sequence MDLNAIADNLLQAHEARARFVSFAAENGVDDIAKAYSVQEQLVARLTKSNGESVGYKIGLTSHQMQAMCGIAQPIGGRVLKQRVHASGATVARADFGRVGLEFEIGLRLGRDLDGRNKSCSVDEIVAAIDGVCAAIELVDDRNADYAKLDVLSLICDNSWNAGAVLSDFQSMPSSLRDLEGKIFENGTLVDRGSGEDVLGDPVNSLAWLCEHLAGRGKRLRKGEIVLTGSLVKTRFPQGPTAYRYDLSDIGSISVQIT is encoded by the coding sequence ATGGACCTTAATGCAATTGCCGACAATCTGCTTCAGGCGCATGAAGCGCGCGCACGGTTCGTTTCATTCGCTGCGGAAAACGGCGTCGATGACATTGCCAAAGCGTATTCGGTGCAGGAGCAACTCGTCGCGCGGCTCACGAAGAGCAACGGCGAATCCGTCGGCTATAAGATCGGTCTGACGTCGCATCAGATGCAGGCCATGTGCGGCATCGCGCAGCCGATTGGTGGGCGCGTGCTGAAACAACGCGTGCATGCGTCCGGTGCAACGGTCGCGAGGGCGGACTTCGGCCGGGTAGGACTCGAGTTCGAAATAGGTCTAAGGCTTGGGCGCGATCTCGACGGGCGCAACAAGTCTTGTTCGGTCGATGAAATTGTCGCCGCGATCGATGGCGTCTGCGCCGCGATCGAACTGGTTGATGATCGCAATGCCGACTACGCAAAGCTGGATGTGCTTTCCTTGATCTGCGACAATTCTTGGAATGCTGGCGCCGTCCTCTCAGACTTTCAGTCCATGCCGTCGTCGTTGCGTGATCTTGAGGGCAAGATTTTTGAGAACGGCACGCTGGTCGATCGCGGAAGCGGCGAAGATGTTCTGGGGGATCCGGTGAATTCGTTAGCGTGGCTGTGCGAGCATCTTGCCGGGCGCGGCAAGCGATTGCGCAAAGGCGAGATTGTCCTCACAGGTAGCCTTGTCAAAACTAGATTCCCACAAGGGCCAACTGCCTATCGATACGATCTGTCGGACATTGGGTCGATCTCGGTCCAGATCACTTGA
- a CDS encoding glutathione S-transferase family protein, giving the protein MALAEQSARRAGVTLYALPGACSLASHIALEWVVAAEPAIEDQVRVVMMPRDTFPTPQFRAKVAVPTVPALETSDGAIITESLAVLLHITDRFPKAELGPRQGHYRDELHRLLSFMASTAHPSFQMLWRPERFSDDPVAHASIKRQAVTRLTRVFSHLDSALGDGEWLLGSKPSVADFYLFVLGRWGQRLDDATHNYPNCWRVTEALSRSAIVHRVLAREGITFCGPVAGLG; this is encoded by the coding sequence GTGGCGTTGGCTGAACAATCGGCGCGCAGGGCAGGGGTGACGCTGTACGCATTGCCGGGCGCGTGCTCCCTTGCAAGTCACATCGCGTTGGAATGGGTGGTCGCGGCTGAGCCAGCAATCGAGGATCAGGTTCGCGTCGTCATGATGCCACGCGACACGTTTCCTACGCCGCAATTCCGCGCGAAGGTCGCAGTGCCAACTGTGCCGGCGCTGGAAACGTCAGACGGCGCCATCATCACTGAAAGTCTCGCTGTGTTGCTGCACATCACGGATCGCTTTCCGAAAGCTGAATTAGGCCCTCGTCAAGGCCATTATCGCGATGAACTGCATCGCCTTCTCTCGTTCATGGCATCGACCGCACATCCTTCGTTCCAAATGCTCTGGCGGCCGGAGCGTTTCTCCGATGACCCTGTGGCTCACGCTTCTATCAAGCGACAAGCGGTAACGCGGTTGACGAGAGTTTTCAGTCATCTTGACAGCGCGCTTGGTGATGGCGAATGGCTGCTGGGGTCAAAGCCGTCCGTCGCAGATTTCTATCTCTTCGTCCTTGGCCGCTGGGGTCAGCGGCTTGACGACGCCACGCACAACTATCCGAACTGCTGGCGCGTAACGGAAGCGCTGTCGCGATCCGCCATCGTGCACCGCGTCTTAGCGCGAGAGGGGATCACTTTTTGTGGTCCTGTCGCGGGGCTTGGCTGA
- a CDS encoding FadR/GntR family transcriptional regulator has product MSTPSRSRVANRKTKEAEVPTWQFHPISGVRAHLEVVQQLAFAILAGAYALGERLPNIEALSRLMGVSKPVIGAALKVLAADGTVIVQRGIKGGLTVGRNDVSDKIAAMTAPLAHMTALEVVEARRPIELQIALLAAERATASDFQILENSIVQLEQNRWSSPQVRIRYDHLFHYALGRAGRNAVLALYQYQILERLFVDMKSYFLSTEDVDFVIKLHRQTLDAIQSGRAARIENAIDEHLSPLEAAVAKRYASRRRSRKAKLTPKHKDR; this is encoded by the coding sequence ATGAGCACCCCCAGCAGAAGCCGCGTCGCGAACCGCAAAACAAAGGAGGCGGAGGTTCCGACTTGGCAATTCCATCCCATTTCGGGCGTCCGAGCGCACCTTGAAGTCGTACAGCAGCTGGCGTTCGCGATTTTGGCCGGGGCCTACGCGCTGGGTGAGCGCTTACCGAACATTGAGGCCCTGTCGCGTTTGATGGGTGTGAGCAAGCCGGTCATCGGCGCGGCGCTTAAGGTTTTGGCCGCCGATGGAACGGTGATTGTCCAGCGAGGCATCAAAGGCGGGCTCACGGTCGGTCGTAACGATGTCTCCGACAAGATTGCAGCGATGACGGCGCCGCTCGCTCATATGACTGCGCTGGAGGTGGTTGAAGCCCGAAGGCCTATCGAGCTTCAAATCGCATTGCTGGCGGCCGAACGCGCAACGGCTTCCGATTTTCAGATTTTGGAGAACTCAATCGTACAGCTCGAGCAGAACCGGTGGAGCAGTCCGCAAGTCCGCATCCGTTACGATCATCTCTTTCACTACGCCCTTGGCCGAGCGGGACGCAACGCCGTGCTAGCACTCTACCAGTACCAGATCCTCGAGCGTCTATTCGTCGACATGAAGTCGTACTTTCTTTCGACCGAAGACGTGGACTTTGTAATTAAGCTGCATCGGCAGACGCTCGATGCGATCCAGTCCGGAAGAGCTGCTCGTATCGAGAACGCGATTGATGAGCACCTGTCGCCGTTGGAGGCTGCCGTCGCGAAGCGCTACGCGTCCCGCCGTCGAAGTCGCAAAGCGAAGCTGACACCGAAACATAAAGACCGTTGA
- a CDS encoding M20 family metallo-hydrolase codes for MESIKVNRHRLRETFDQISAIGATKRGGVHRLALSDADWEARDLLKTWCDESGYTLRVDRMGSMFARRAGTDAGLAPVVIGSHLDSQPMAGRFDGPAGVLTALEVLRTLDDHDVATRHPIDLVNWTNEEGARFSPPLMASGVYAGIKELDFALGCTDVSGVSVSTELKRIGYAGAEPVGGPVAAYIELHIEQGTVLQDAGATIGAVSGVVGIRDTMVEIVGEDTHAGPLPMERRRDALVAAAEMILAARKIGLAHKPDARVTIGRLSVPSNSHSVVPGRVEMTLDIRHPEQAAIDLLQVELEANFRLIAGRSDVEVTFRPLWNYKAVAFDEALRSAIADASQTLGYKQLSLPSRAGHDAWNMARIAPSAMIFIPCRDGISHNEAEFASDEDIAAGADVLLAATRFADAKY; via the coding sequence ATGGAGAGCATCAAGGTCAACCGCCACCGTCTTCGCGAGACGTTCGACCAGATATCCGCGATCGGCGCCACGAAACGCGGCGGCGTTCACCGCCTCGCACTGAGCGATGCGGATTGGGAGGCGCGCGACCTGCTCAAGACCTGGTGCGACGAGTCCGGCTATACGTTACGAGTCGACCGCATGGGGAGCATGTTTGCACGGCGCGCGGGAACCGACGCGGGATTGGCTCCGGTCGTGATCGGCAGTCATCTGGACAGTCAACCGATGGCAGGGCGCTTCGACGGTCCAGCCGGAGTGTTGACCGCGCTCGAGGTCTTACGAACGCTTGATGATCACGACGTGGCGACGCGCCATCCGATCGATCTCGTCAACTGGACGAATGAGGAGGGTGCCAGGTTTAGTCCCCCTCTCATGGCCTCTGGTGTCTACGCCGGCATCAAAGAACTCGACTTTGCGCTCGGCTGCACCGACGTATCGGGCGTGTCGGTGAGCACTGAACTCAAGCGGATCGGCTATGCGGGTGCGGAACCTGTTGGCGGTCCTGTCGCAGCCTACATCGAACTGCACATCGAGCAGGGCACAGTACTGCAGGATGCGGGTGCCACGATCGGTGCCGTCTCGGGCGTCGTGGGGATCCGCGACACGATGGTCGAGATCGTTGGCGAGGATACGCATGCGGGCCCGTTGCCGATGGAGCGGCGCCGTGATGCACTTGTTGCGGCTGCTGAGATGATCTTGGCGGCACGCAAGATTGGGTTGGCGCATAAGCCGGACGCTCGGGTCACGATCGGCCGACTGTCCGTTCCGTCGAACTCCCATAGTGTCGTGCCGGGCCGCGTCGAGATGACGCTGGATATCCGCCATCCGGAGCAAGCTGCGATCGATCTGCTGCAAGTGGAACTCGAAGCGAACTTCCGCTTAATTGCAGGCCGAAGCGATGTCGAAGTCACGTTTCGGCCGCTATGGAATTATAAGGCCGTGGCTTTCGATGAGGCCTTACGCTCGGCAATAGCGGACGCTTCGCAAACGCTGGGGTACAAACAGCTCTCGCTGCCCAGTCGCGCGGGGCATGACGCCTGGAACATGGCGCGCATTGCGCCATCCGCGATGATTTTCATCCCATGCCGCGACGGCATCAGCCACAACGAGGCGGAATTCGCATCCGACGAGGACATTGCAGCGGGCGCAGATGTGCTGCTTGCAGCGACGCGCTTTGCCGACGCGAAGTACTAA